A genomic segment from Thermus tengchongensis encodes:
- a CDS encoding leucyl aminopeptidase — protein sequence MITLHPVEATLAEGKAPLKVVWVKKGELTPQAEALDVRLGGVLRRAMAGAGFKGEAGENLLLSTPEGHFLLFGLDEDLRATGGRLAQALAKLSFPEVLVEALEAYPLAEGILLGAYRFDRYKGSREEKPVAVQLSGASPEELERAKKVAEGVFWARDLVNEPPNVLTPEALAEAALSLKAFGVEVEVLDEEAIRALGMGAFLAVAQGSENPPRFIALRYAPEGARERLDLVGKGLTFDSGGYSLKSTEGMATMKGDMAGGAAVLGAMKSAALLGLPVEIRGYIAACENLISGRAYRLGDVLKTLSGKTVEVMNTDAEGRLTLADALAYAERQGAKRILELSTLTGSAVVALGEEVAALFATEETWGRQVEEAAKMAGEKVWPLPLEKAYREKLKSPVADLKNVGDRNGGAITAALFLAEFVSVPLVHLDIAGPAFAKKAHALGPEGGTGFGVRTVLQVAQGLSEG from the coding sequence GTGATCACCTTGCATCCTGTAGAGGCCACGTTGGCGGAGGGGAAGGCCCCTTTGAAGGTGGTGTGGGTGAAGAAGGGGGAGCTTACCCCCCAGGCGGAGGCCCTGGACGTCCGTCTTGGAGGAGTTCTAAGACGGGCCATGGCCGGGGCGGGGTTCAAGGGGGAGGCGGGGGAGAACCTCTTGCTTTCCACCCCCGAGGGGCATTTCCTCCTCTTCGGCCTGGACGAGGATCTCCGGGCCACGGGGGGAAGGCTGGCCCAGGCGCTTGCCAAGCTATCCTTCCCCGAGGTTCTGGTGGAGGCCCTCGAGGCCTACCCCCTGGCGGAAGGGATTCTCTTGGGGGCGTACCGCTTTGACCGTTACAAGGGCTCCAGGGAGGAAAAGCCCGTGGCCGTCCAGCTTTCCGGGGCTAGCCCGGAGGAGCTGGAGAGGGCGAAGAAGGTGGCGGAAGGGGTCTTTTGGGCCCGGGATCTGGTGAACGAGCCCCCCAACGTCCTCACCCCGGAAGCCTTGGCGGAGGCGGCCCTTTCCCTTAAGGCCTTCGGGGTAGAGGTGGAGGTTCTGGACGAGGAGGCCATCCGGGCTTTGGGCATGGGAGCCTTCCTGGCGGTGGCCCAAGGCTCGGAGAACCCGCCCCGTTTCATCGCCCTGCGCTACGCTCCCGAAGGCGCCCGGGAAAGGCTGGACCTGGTGGGCAAGGGCCTCACCTTTGACTCCGGGGGCTACTCCCTGAAATCCACGGAGGGTATGGCCACCATGAAGGGGGATATGGCCGGGGGAGCGGCGGTCCTCGGGGCCATGAAGAGCGCCGCCCTCCTGGGGCTTCCCGTGGAGATCCGTGGCTACATCGCCGCTTGCGAGAACCTGATCTCGGGCCGGGCCTACCGGCTTGGGGATGTGCTCAAGACCCTTTCCGGCAAAACGGTGGAGGTGATGAACACCGACGCCGAAGGCCGCCTCACCCTGGCGGATGCCCTGGCCTATGCGGAACGCCAGGGGGCCAAGCGGATCCTGGAGCTTTCCACCCTCACGGGCTCGGCGGTGGTGGCCCTGGGGGAGGAGGTGGCCGCTCTCTTCGCCACGGAGGAAACCTGGGGGAGGCAGGTGGAGGAGGCGGCGAAGATGGCGGGGGAGAAGGTCTGGCCCCTACCCCTGGAGAAGGCCTACCGGGAGAAGCTGAAAAGCCCTGTGGCTGACCTAAAAAATGTGGGTGACCGCAACGGCGGGGCCATCACCGCGGCCCTTTTTCTGGCGGAGTTCGTTTCGGTGCCTTTGGTGCACCTGGACATCGCCGGGCCCGCCTTTGCCAAAAAGGCTCATGCCTTGGGTCCAGAAGGGGGCACGGGGTTTGGGGTGAGGACGGTCCTCCAAGTGGCGCAAGGGCTGAGCGAAGGTTAA
- a CDS encoding Fur family transcriptional regulator, producing the protein MPRMREKENYRARLKAVGLRHTLPRERILSYLDRKNVHPTPEELYNGLKKRGYDIGLSTVYLNLHVLREHGLIYEFKDPKGLTRYDGYNEPHVHLVCTSCGKVEDLLLKNLPELDLSQAQKAAAEKSGWALENFRLEFRGLCPNCQG; encoded by the coding sequence ATGCCAAGGATGAGGGAAAAGGAGAACTACCGGGCGCGGCTAAAGGCGGTGGGGCTCAGGCACACCCTGCCCCGCGAGCGAATCCTAAGCTACCTGGATCGCAAGAACGTCCACCCTACCCCCGAGGAGCTCTACAACGGCCTTAAGAAGCGGGGCTACGACATCGGGCTTTCCACCGTATACCTGAACCTCCACGTCCTGAGGGAACACGGCCTCATCTACGAGTTCAAGGACCCCAAGGGCCTGACCCGCTACGACGGCTATAACGAGCCCCACGTGCACCTGGTCTGCACCTCCTGCGGTAAGGTGGAGGACCTCCTCTTGAAGAACCTGCCGGAGCTGGACCTCTCCCAGGCGCAAAAGGCCGCCGCCGAGAAGTCTGGCTGGGCTCTGGAGAACTTCCGGCTGGAGTTCCGGGGGCTTTGCCCCAACTGCCAGGGGTAA
- a CDS encoding FtsB family cell division protein, translated as MDRPIYRILHLVFALGLAHALFLLGQEGIRAYELARERARLEEALRQAEARVARLEAEVKAVKDPAYLEALVRRLGFVRQEEILRRR; from the coding sequence GTGGACCGGCCCATCTACCGCATCCTGCACCTGGTCTTTGCCCTGGGTTTGGCCCATGCCCTTTTCCTTTTAGGGCAGGAGGGGATCAGGGCGTATGAGCTCGCCCGGGAGCGGGCCAGGCTCGAGGAAGCCCTGCGCCAAGCGGAGGCCCGGGTGGCCCGCCTCGAGGCCGAGGTGAAGGCGGTCAAGGATCCCGCTTACCTGGAGGCCCTGGTCCGCAGGTTGGGTTTTGTGCGGCAAGAGGAGATACTAAGGAGGCGATGA
- a CDS encoding LysR family transcriptional regulator, producing the protein MDLRRLRLFLLLAEEKNFHRAAEKAYLSQPALSQQIKALEQELGVRLLERKPFRLTPAGEVLVREGRQLLQEVEALKARVRRAHREELRFGVPENLLPDLMPLLDHLRRGLGQPVEILEMHTPEQVKALREGQLDYGLAGLRVEDPLIGQEPLLQVPIVVALPEEHPLASRERVPLKALKEEPFLLLPKETLPPLYEAFMEVFRRAGFTPRVVREVARFSQAVSLVAAGVGVYLTLAPYRVFPHPGVVLKPLEEEAALQVSLIYRTAPPPPRLGEVRKLLKALVF; encoded by the coding sequence ATGGACCTGCGCCGCCTGCGGCTTTTCCTTCTTCTGGCCGAGGAGAAGAACTTCCACCGGGCGGCGGAGAAGGCTTACCTTTCCCAGCCCGCCCTTTCCCAGCAGATAAAGGCCCTGGAGCAGGAGCTTGGGGTGAGGCTCCTGGAGCGCAAGCCCTTCCGCCTCACCCCGGCGGGGGAGGTGCTGGTGCGGGAGGGCCGGCAACTTTTGCAGGAGGTGGAGGCCCTCAAGGCCCGGGTGCGGCGTGCCCATCGGGAAGAACTCCGCTTCGGGGTTCCGGAAAACCTCCTTCCCGACCTCATGCCCCTTCTGGACCACCTGCGCCGGGGCTTGGGCCAGCCGGTGGAAATCCTGGAGATGCACACCCCCGAGCAGGTCAAAGCCCTCAGGGAGGGCCAGCTGGACTACGGCCTGGCGGGGCTTCGGGTGGAGGACCCCCTCATCGGCCAAGAACCCCTCCTGCAAGTGCCCATCGTGGTGGCCCTGCCCGAGGAGCATCCCCTGGCCTCGAGGGAAAGGGTCCCCCTCAAGGCCCTCAAGGAAGAGCCCTTCCTCCTCCTTCCCAAGGAAACCCTGCCCCCCCTTTACGAGGCCTTCATGGAAGTGTTCCGCCGGGCGGGTTTCACGCCCCGGGTGGTCCGGGAGGTGGCCCGGTTCTCCCAGGCGGTGAGCCTGGTGGCCGCGGGGGTGGGGGTCTACCTCACCCTGGCCCCCTACCGGGTCTTCCCCCACCCCGGGGTGGTGCTCAAGCCCCTGGAGGAGGAGGCTGCCTTGCAGGTCTCCCTCATCTACCGCACCGCCCCCCCGCCCCCTAGGCTTGGGGAGGTCCGGAAACTCCTCAAAGCCCTGGTCTTTTAG
- the aceE gene encoding pyruvate dehydrogenase (acetyl-transferring), homodimeric type — MKVVNADALRKALEALSPEELARFREEENREWRESLEYVLRVEGFARVEELLRLLDEYLYLQGFSPQNRLSTPYLNTIPKEQESPYPGDLELERRIVNILRWNAAMMVTRANKKAEGIGGHISTYASIAELYEVGFNHFFRGPEAGLDRDLVFFQGHSSPGIYARAFLEGRLSEADLENFRREVHPPVAGGRGLSSYPHPWLMPDFWEFPTVSMGLGPIQAIYQARFMRYLEDRGLKPKSSAKVWAFLGDGEHDEPETVGALHLAARENLDNLIFVVNCNLQRLDGPVRGNSKIIQELERLYRGAGWRVIKIVWGSAWDPLIAKDKEGHLLRRFEALVDGESQRYAAFGAKELRERFFNTPELKRLIEGMSDEELTELTRSRGGHDLKKIYAAYKAAVEHRGSPVVILARTIKGYGMGPTAMAKNVAHQVKKLTEEDLKEARAFLGIPVPEEKLSELPYYHPGPDSPEVKYLLERRKALGGFVPERRVRFTGGLEVPGEEFFQEFYEGSGGREISTTMAFVRILAKLLRHPKIGKLIVPIVPDEARTFGMEALIAQVGVYSPQGQLYIPVDAGTLTAYKESKEGQILEEGITEAGAMADFIAAGTAYAHWGIPTIPFLITYSMFGLQRIGDLVWAAADQRTRGFLLGATAGRTTLLGEGLQHQDGQSHIYALAAPNLLAYDPAFAYEFAVILEDGLRRMYAKGEDVFYYITIENENYPHPPMPEPREKVKEGILKGLYLFRPGEGKGPRVQLLGSGPILPQAVKAQELLQGYGVVADVWSATSYKALYVDALEAERERRLLGKARKPYVAEALEGHEGPVVAASDYLKALPNLIRGYLDRPFCALGTDGFGRSDTREALRDFFEVDARHIAYAALALLAEEGKVPAKTLAKARKELGLELLETPPHRR; from the coding sequence ATGAAGGTGGTGAACGCGGATGCGCTGAGGAAGGCCTTAGAGGCCCTTTCCCCAGAGGAACTGGCCCGGTTCAGGGAGGAGGAAAACCGGGAGTGGCGGGAGTCCTTGGAGTACGTACTCCGGGTGGAAGGCTTCGCCAGGGTGGAGGAGCTTTTGCGCCTTCTGGACGAGTACCTCTACCTACAGGGCTTCTCCCCGCAAAACCGCCTCTCCACCCCCTACCTGAATACCATCCCCAAGGAGCAGGAATCCCCTTATCCCGGGGACCTCGAGCTGGAGAGGCGCATCGTCAACATCCTCCGCTGGAACGCGGCCATGATGGTCACCCGGGCCAACAAGAAGGCGGAGGGGATCGGGGGGCATATCTCCACCTACGCCTCCATCGCCGAGCTTTACGAGGTGGGGTTCAACCACTTCTTCCGCGGGCCCGAGGCGGGCTTGGACCGGGACCTGGTCTTCTTCCAGGGCCACTCCTCCCCCGGCATCTACGCCCGGGCCTTTCTGGAGGGAAGGTTGAGCGAGGCGGACCTGGAGAACTTCCGCCGGGAGGTGCACCCCCCCGTGGCGGGAGGCCGGGGGCTTTCCAGCTACCCCCACCCCTGGCTCATGCCGGACTTTTGGGAGTTCCCCACGGTTTCCATGGGCCTTGGCCCCATCCAGGCCATCTACCAGGCCCGCTTCATGCGCTACCTGGAGGACCGGGGCCTGAAGCCCAAAAGCAGCGCCAAGGTCTGGGCCTTCTTGGGGGATGGGGAGCACGACGAGCCCGAGACCGTGGGGGCCTTGCACCTGGCGGCCCGGGAGAACCTGGACAACCTCATCTTCGTGGTGAACTGCAACCTCCAGCGCCTGGACGGGCCGGTGCGGGGCAATTCCAAGATCATCCAGGAGCTGGAAAGGCTCTATAGGGGTGCGGGTTGGCGGGTGATCAAGATCGTGTGGGGTTCGGCCTGGGATCCCCTCATCGCCAAGGACAAGGAGGGCCACCTTCTTAGGCGGTTTGAGGCCCTGGTGGACGGGGAGAGCCAGCGCTACGCCGCCTTCGGGGCCAAGGAGCTACGGGAGCGCTTCTTCAACACCCCCGAGCTCAAGCGGCTCATCGAGGGCATGAGCGACGAGGAGCTCACCGAGCTCACCCGGAGCCGGGGCGGCCACGACCTCAAGAAGATCTACGCCGCCTACAAGGCGGCGGTGGAACACCGGGGAAGCCCTGTGGTCATCCTGGCCCGCACCATCAAGGGCTACGGCATGGGGCCCACCGCCATGGCCAAGAACGTGGCCCACCAGGTGAAGAAGCTCACCGAGGAGGACCTGAAGGAGGCCCGGGCCTTCCTGGGCATTCCCGTGCCGGAGGAGAAGCTTTCCGAGCTTCCCTATTACCACCCGGGGCCGGACTCCCCCGAGGTGAAATACCTCCTGGAGCGCAGGAAAGCCCTGGGGGGCTTTGTCCCCGAGCGCCGGGTGCGGTTTACGGGCGGTCTAGAGGTGCCGGGGGAGGAGTTCTTCCAGGAGTTCTACGAGGGTTCTGGGGGCAGGGAGATCTCCACCACCATGGCCTTCGTGCGCATCCTGGCCAAGCTCCTCCGGCATCCCAAGATCGGCAAGCTCATCGTGCCCATCGTGCCGGACGAGGCCCGCACCTTCGGCATGGAGGCCCTGATCGCCCAGGTGGGGGTCTACTCCCCCCAGGGGCAGCTTTACATCCCCGTGGACGCCGGTACCCTCACCGCCTACAAGGAGAGCAAGGAAGGCCAGATCCTGGAGGAGGGCATCACCGAGGCGGGGGCCATGGCGGACTTCATCGCCGCCGGTACCGCCTACGCCCACTGGGGCATCCCCACCATCCCCTTCCTCATCACCTACTCCATGTTCGGCCTGCAGCGCATCGGGGACCTGGTCTGGGCGGCGGCCGACCAGCGTACCCGGGGCTTCCTCCTTGGGGCTACCGCCGGGCGCACCACCTTGCTAGGGGAAGGGCTCCAGCACCAGGACGGCCAGAGCCATATCTACGCCTTGGCCGCCCCCAACCTCTTGGCCTACGACCCCGCCTTTGCCTACGAGTTCGCGGTGATCCTCGAGGACGGCTTAAGGCGCATGTACGCCAAGGGCGAGGACGTCTTCTACTACATCACCATCGAGAACGAGAACTACCCTCACCCCCCCATGCCCGAGCCCAGGGAGAAGGTGAAGGAGGGGATTCTCAAGGGTCTTTACCTCTTCCGTCCCGGGGAGGGGAAGGGCCCCAGGGTGCAGCTTTTGGGTTCGGGGCCCATCCTGCCCCAGGCGGTGAAGGCCCAGGAGCTCCTTCAGGGCTACGGGGTGGTGGCGGACGTGTGGAGCGCCACCAGCTACAAGGCCCTCTACGTGGACGCCCTCGAGGCGGAAAGGGAGCGGAGGCTTCTGGGCAAGGCCCGCAAGCCCTATGTGGCCGAGGCCTTGGAGGGCCACGAGGGCCCGGTGGTGGCCGCCAGCGACTACCTCAAGGCCCTGCCCAACCTCATAAGGGGGTATCTGGACCGGCCCTTCTGCGCCCTGGGCACGGACGGCTTTGGCCGCTCGGATACCCGGGAGGCCCTGAGGGACTTCTTCGAGGTGGACGCCCGGCACATCGCCTACGCGGCCCTTGCCCTTTTGGCCGAGGAGGGCAAGGTGCCGGCTAAGACCCTGGCCAAGGCCCGCAAGGAGCTTGGGCTCGAGCTTTTGGAAACCCCGCCCCACAGGAGGTAA
- a CDS encoding 2-oxo acid dehydrogenase subunit E2, with protein MELKLPELGDNVSAATVVGVLVKEGDRVAPGDPLLELETDKAVMEVPAEAGGVVRRVLVKVGDEVRPGQPFLELAEEAGEEAQAPEAPRAAPAPPKPLEAPSPAPKAPVALPEEERRLIPAAPSVRRLARELGVDLQQVRGTGLAGRITAEDVRRAAGLLAPAEPSPAALPAAQAPKLPDFSRWGPVRTEPMSGVRKATMRSMAQAWAQVPMVTHFDEADITELEGLRKRYAKRAEERGFRLTLTAFLLKALALTLKAFPKFNASIDPEKAEVIFKDYVHIGVAVDTPHGLLVPVIRNVDQKGVLRLAKELQEVSERARERKLAPEEMQGGTFSLSNLGGIGGTGFTPIVNWPEVAILGVSRSQTKPVWDPEKEAFQPRLVMPFSLTYDHRLIDGAEAARFCRHLVQLLEDPLGLALE; from the coding sequence ATGGAGCTGAAGCTTCCCGAACTGGGCGATAACGTGAGCGCCGCCACGGTGGTGGGGGTGCTGGTGAAGGAGGGGGACCGGGTGGCCCCGGGGGACCCCCTTTTGGAGCTGGAAACCGACAAGGCGGTGATGGAGGTTCCCGCGGAGGCGGGCGGGGTGGTGCGGCGGGTTTTGGTGAAGGTGGGGGACGAGGTGCGCCCTGGACAGCCCTTCTTGGAGCTGGCGGAGGAGGCTGGGGAAGAGGCCCAGGCACCGGAGGCCCCCAGGGCGGCCCCGGCGCCGCCCAAGCCCCTCGAGGCTCCCTCCCCAGCCCCCAAGGCCCCTGTTGCCTTGCCGGAGGAGGAGCGCCGCCTCATCCCCGCCGCCCCTAGCGTGCGCCGCCTGGCCCGGGAGCTGGGGGTGGACCTCCAGCAGGTGCGGGGCACGGGGCTGGCGGGGCGGATCACCGCCGAGGACGTGCGTCGGGCGGCGGGGCTTTTGGCCCCTGCGGAGCCTTCCCCCGCCGCCCTTCCCGCGGCCCAGGCCCCCAAGCTTCCCGACTTCAGCCGCTGGGGCCCCGTGCGCACCGAGCCCATGAGCGGGGTGCGCAAGGCTACCATGCGCTCCATGGCCCAGGCCTGGGCCCAGGTGCCCATGGTGACCCACTTCGACGAGGCGGACATCACCGAGCTGGAGGGCTTAAGAAAACGCTACGCCAAGCGGGCGGAGGAAAGGGGCTTTCGGCTCACCCTCACCGCCTTCCTCCTCAAGGCTCTGGCCTTGACCCTGAAAGCCTTCCCCAAGTTCAACGCCTCCATTGACCCGGAAAAGGCCGAGGTCATCTTCAAGGACTACGTGCACATCGGGGTGGCGGTGGACACCCCCCATGGCCTTTTGGTGCCGGTGATCCGGAACGTGGACCAAAAAGGGGTCCTGCGCCTGGCCAAAGAGCTTCAGGAGGTTTCCGAGAGGGCACGGGAGCGGAAGCTTGCCCCCGAGGAGATGCAGGGGGGCACCTTCAGCCTCTCCAACCTGGGGGGGATTGGGGGCACCGGCTTCACCCCCATCGTCAACTGGCCGGAGGTGGCCATTTTGGGGGTTTCCCGTTCCCAGACGAAGCCGGTGTGGGATCCGGAGAAGGAAGCCTTCCAGCCCCGCCTTGTCATGCCCTTCAGCCTCACCTACGACCACCGCCTTATAGACGGGGCTGAGGCAGCCCGTTTCTGCCGCCATCTGGTCCAGCTTCTGGAGGATCCTTTGGGTCTGGCCTTGGAATAG
- the hemC gene encoding hydroxymethylbilane synthase: protein MRVIVVGTRGSALALAQTRFVVERLKESWPEAEFKVKTIKTRGDQGASPLEQAIFVKELQEALLSREIDIAVHSLKDLPTEEPPGLKIAAIPRRQDPRDAFLGKVYKRLEDLPEGAVVGTSSIRRKAQLLAHRPDLVVKDLRGNVDTRLAALGNGEYDGIILAAAGLIRLDLRNRIDQFLEPEVMLPAPGQGALALEVRQGDDLAEELCYALHHHPSADRVRAERAFLKGLGAGCLAPVGALAQVAEDGTLLLEGMVLTPDGKSFIRAEIEGDASEAEELGLELAQDVLEQGGREILAQSR, encoded by the coding sequence ATGCGCGTCATCGTGGTGGGAACCCGGGGCAGCGCCTTGGCCCTGGCTCAGACCCGCTTTGTGGTAGAGCGTCTTAAGGAAAGCTGGCCCGAGGCGGAGTTCAAGGTAAAGACCATCAAGACCCGAGGGGACCAGGGGGCGAGCCCCCTGGAGCAGGCCATCTTCGTTAAAGAGCTTCAGGAGGCGCTTCTTTCCCGGGAAATCGACATCGCCGTGCACTCCCTGAAGGACCTCCCCACCGAGGAACCCCCGGGGCTCAAGATCGCCGCCATACCCCGCAGGCAGGACCCCCGGGATGCCTTCTTGGGCAAGGTGTATAAGCGCCTCGAGGACCTCCCTGAAGGCGCTGTGGTGGGAACGAGCTCCATAAGGCGGAAGGCCCAGCTTCTGGCCCACCGGCCGGACCTGGTGGTGAAGGACCTGAGGGGCAACGTGGATACCCGCCTGGCTGCCTTGGGGAATGGGGAATATGACGGGATCATCTTGGCGGCGGCGGGGCTCATCCGGCTGGATCTGCGCAACCGCATCGACCAGTTCCTGGAACCCGAGGTGATGCTTCCCGCTCCCGGCCAAGGGGCCTTGGCCCTGGAGGTGCGCCAGGGGGACGATCTGGCGGAGGAGCTCTGCTACGCCCTTCACCACCACCCTTCCGCGGACCGGGTACGGGCAGAGCGGGCCTTTTTGAAGGGCCTTGGGGCCGGGTGTCTGGCCCCAGTGGGGGCCTTGGCCCAGGTGGCGGAGGACGGCACCCTCCTCCTCGAGGGGATGGTTCTCACCCCTGACGGCAAGAGCTTCATCCGGGCAGAGATCGAGGGCGACGCCTCCGAGGCCGAGGAGCTGGGATTGGAGCTGGCCCAGGACGTGTTGGAGCAGGGAGGGCGGGAAATTCTTGCCCAAAGCCGATAG
- the perR gene encoding manganese-dependent transcriptional regulator PerR, whose protein sequence is MALKRLTRQRKAVLEVVKRAHNHPDAAWIYQEVRKVVPKVSLGTIYRTLDALVEEGYLTPITKAGEATRYDANLHPHLHLVCEACGEIVDLEVALPDLVALAQEAHPGVEVRAAEVTFRGLCPTCKAAPRG, encoded by the coding sequence ATGGCGCTTAAGCGCTTGACCCGCCAGCGTAAGGCTGTTTTGGAGGTGGTGAAGAGGGCCCACAACCACCCCGACGCCGCCTGGATCTACCAGGAGGTGCGCAAGGTGGTGCCCAAGGTGAGCCTGGGGACCATTTACCGCACCCTGGATGCCCTGGTGGAGGAGGGCTACCTCACCCCCATCACCAAGGCGGGGGAAGCCACCCGCTACGACGCCAACCTCCACCCCCACCTGCACCTGGTGTGCGAGGCCTGCGGGGAGATCGTGGACCTCGAGGTGGCCCTGCCCGACCTGGTGGCCCTGGCCCAGGAGGCCCACCCCGGGGTGGAGGTGCGCGCTGCCGAGGTGACCTTTAGGGGCCTCTGCCCCACCTGTAAGGCAGCCCCCAGGGGTTAG